ATGGCGAAGGCACCCCAACTCGCAAAGTTCCGTTGATTACCGAAGGTGTTTTGAGTGGTTTCCTCCACAGTGCGGGAACTGCCAAGCGGATGAACGCGCAGCCGACAGGCAACGCCAACATGGGCGCAAAAATCACTGTGGGGCCGCACTACTACCATGTTTCACCTGGTCAATCGACAGATAAAACCTACAGCCTCGACACCGCTGAAAATGTGGTCTTGATTGACGATTTGCAAGCCCTCCATGCAGGAGTACAGTCCTTGCAAGGCTCGTTCTCACTACCGTTTGATGGTTGGGTCGTGAACAAAGGCGATCGCGTCAGTGTGGAGTCAGCCACGGTTGCAGGAGATTTCTTGGCGGTGCTCAGGGCGATCGTTTATGTGGAGCCAGAAGCCGAGGTAACTCCTGGTGGAGTCTGTCCTCGCATTTGGGTTGATGGTTTAGCGATTACTGGGGAATAAAGGCAAATAATTTCGTGACGTGGGTCGCTGTGTTTAAGACTGGAGTTTAGACTAATCAAGGAAAAGCGCGATCGCTTTAAGTTGTCCATCCGATGAATGGTAGCTTAGCGATCGCGTCCTTAAAGCCTAAGACAGTTCAGATTGATTTCGACGACGGCGGAGGAAAGCTGCAACGGGAATGGCTCCTAGGGCTAAAGCCATACCGGGTTCGGGGACTTCTGTAGTGTCATTTGGATCACCAGCAACGCGATTCCGCACTGGTACCGCAGTTCCAGGGAAGTCACTGAAAACGCCATCTACCCCTAACGCGAAGAACTGCTCGTACTCACGTTCGGGATTGCCGTTGTAATCTTGCGCCAAAAAGATGCTTTCGTTGCGGAAGGTGTAAGGGTGCACCAACAGACCAGCCGCATGAGCATCAGCCACTAAGGTAGTAGGCGCTCGCAAGAATCGATCGGCATCGGTGATAACTCCATCTCCATCGAGGTCATCTGGTTTGCCGTCTTGGTTTTGGTCAACGGTGCTGGCAGGCACAATCAAGCGCTTAGAAGGGCCAATACCATTCGCGTAGGAGGCGATCGCTGACAAAGCACTGGATTGGGTCAAATCGCCATAGGTGCGAGTATCTCCGCTCAACACAAAGTCGTAGGGTTGGTCAGCCGCACCCCCAAATAGCTGCACCAAAGGCACCTCTGTCAGTTGATTGAGTTGCTGGAGGTTGCCTACTTCAAACGACTGGATGAACACTGGGGCATTGAGGCCGATATAACCATTCTGGTTGAGAGTTTCGACCAAGGGTTCTTCGAGCGATAAACCGATAGAGTCGAAGTAGCTAGGGTGCTTGGTTTCGGGATAAATGCCAATCGTGCGACCTAACTCAGCACTCTTACGCTGGGCTAAATCGATCACTTCTTGCAGGGTAGGAACTTCAAACTGACCATTAAAAGCTGTATTTCCGGGACGAATATTGGGAATCCGCTCTTTGGCTCGTAGTGTCTTCAGTTCGGCTAAGGTAAAGTCTTCGGTGAACCATCCGGTAAAAATTGTACCGTCGATAACTTTGGTGGTTCTCCGGGCGGCAAATTCGGGACGCTCCGCTACATCCGTGGTGCCAGAAATCTCGTTTTCGTGACGGGCAACCAACACCCCATCTTTGGTCGCAACCAAGTCAGGCTCAATATAGTCGGCTCCTTGCGCGATCGCCAACTCATAAGCCGCTAAGGTATGCTCTGGCCGCAGACCACTCGCGCCTCGATGTCCAATCACAATCGGAGGTTGACCTGTTAAAGTAGCAGCTTTCACGTCATTGATCGGCAATACAGCTAACACTGCGCTTGCTAGCAATCCTAACTTGAACAGATGAAACATATCATCACTCCTCATACAGGCCTATCAACTTCCTCTTCAGTGAAAATACGTGGTGGAGATTAAGCTTGAGTCCAGCTATGAGTTAATAGCAGTTTAGGAGTTGATTAAATCGCGATCGCTTTTGGTCTTTATTCCTCAACCAGAATAGGAAGTGGGAGCGTTAAACTAGCGTCTGGAGTTTTGATTCATGGGCAACGGAGCGTCTCTGTGGAACAGCCAACGGCACAGCCAACCCCTGCGATCGCAGCGCGAGTGATAGAACTGCGGAAACTAGTGCAAAAGGCTAGCTACGAGTACTACGTGCTCGATGCTCCGACCATGCCCGACGCGGTTTACGACCAGCTCTACCGCGAACTCAAAGATTTAGAGATTCAGTATCCAGAGCTGATTACCCCCGACAGCCCCACTCAGCGGGTGGGAGAACGGCCCGCTTCCCAATTCACCTCCGTCCGCCACAACGTGCCGCTCTACAGCTTAGAAAATGCCTTTGGCAACGCCGATTTGAATACTTGGCAGGAGCGTTGGCGCAGAGTTGCCCCAGACATAGGCGCAGCAGAATATGTGTGTGAACTCAAAATCGACGGTAACGCGATCGCCCTGACTTACGAAAACGGTCTACTGGTGCGCGGTGCCACCCGTGGCGATGGTATTTCTGGCGAAGAAATTACCCAGAATATCAAAACTATTCGTTCCATTCCTCTACGGCTCAACCTCGACAACCCACCTCCTTTAGTAGAAGTGCGAGGCGAAGCCTTTTTACCGCTGGACGTGTTTGAGCAAATTAACCAAGAACGTGCCCAGGCAGGCGAAGCGCTATTTGCCAACCCCCGCAACGCCGCCGCCGGAACTCTACGCCAACTCGACTCCCGCATCGTCGCCAAACGCCGCCTAGACTTTTTCGCCTACACCTTGCACATCCCCGATGCCTCGGCCCAAGGAGAAATCGCTCACCCATTCCAGATTCAAAGCCAGTGGGAAGCTTTGGAATGGTTGCAACAAGTGGGATTCCGCGTCAACCCCAACCGCGATCGCTGCCCCAACCTAGAAGCCGTCAAAGCCTACTGCGATCGCTGGTCTACCGAACGGGTCGAACTGCCCTACATGACCGACGGCGTGGTGATCAAAATCAACTCCTTCGACTTGCAAACCCAGCTTGGTTTTACCCAAAAGTTTCCCCGTTGGGCGATCGCACTCAAATACCCTGCCGAAGAAGCCCCTACTCTGCTAGAAAACATTAGTGTCAATGTCGGTCGCACCGGAGCCATTACCCCGGTTGCCGAACTCAAGCCTGTACAACTGGCAGGTACCACCGTTTCTCGCGCCACTCTGCACAACCGCGATCGCATTGCCGAACTCGACATCCACATTGGCGACACGGTGATTGTCCGCAAAGCAGGCGAAATTATCCCCGAAGTGGTGCGAGTGCTGAAGGAACTGCGCCCTGCTGATGCCCGCTCCTTCACCATGCCCACGCATTGCCCAGAGTGCAACCAACCCGTCGTCAAACCCGAAACCGAAGCCGTCACCCGCTGCATCAACGCCTCCTGTCCCGCAATTCTCCGGGGAGCCTTGATTCACTGGGCCAGTCGCGATGCTCTAGACATCAACGGTTTAGGCGAGAAACTCGTGCAGCAGTTTGTCGAACACGGCTTGGTGCATTCCGTCGCTGACCTCTACGACCTCACCACAGAACGCCTCATGACCTTGGAGCGCATGGGCCAAAAATCCGCGCAGAAACTCGTCAACGCGATCGCTCACTCGAAAGATCAACCTTGGTCCCGCGTCCTCTACGGCTTAGGCATCCGTCATGTCGGCAGCGTCAATGCTCAAACCCTCACCGCTCAGTTTCCCAGCGTGGAACAGTTAGCTGGTGCTGATGTCAGCGCGATCGCCAGCGTCTATGGCATTGGCTCCGAGATCGCCCAAGCCGTGCATCAATGGTTCCGCATCCCCGCCAACCAAACCTTAATCGAACGATTGCAAGCAGCAGGGTTGCAGTTTACGGGGGAAGTCACTGCTCAGCCTACTAGCGAGAATCCCGCTTTAGCAGGCAAAACATTCGTGATTACAGGCACCCTACCCACGCTCAAGCGCGATGAAGCCAAAGCCATGATTCAGCAAGCAGGCGGTAAAGTTACCGATTCTGTGAGTGCTAAAACCCACTATTTAGTAGCAGGAGAAAACGCAGGCTCCAAGTTAGAAAAAGCCCAAGCTTTAGGCATTCCTCAACTCACCGAAGAACAATTGTTAGAGATGATTGCGAGGGCTGGTTAAGTTTCCCAGATTTTCCAACCCTTGCCTCTTAAATCTGATTCACTTTTGCTTTAGTTCGTGCGTTACGGCTACGCCTAACACACGCTACGTCATTACGGTGTTTGCTTTTGATCCAAAGAGCGAATTCTGGTTGGGGGCCAATAGATTTTGTAAGCTCTACCTACGATATTTTTATCCGGTAGAAATCCCCAAACGTGAGAATCAAAACTATCGTTGCGATTGTCTCCTAAAACCAAATAGGCATCATTGGGTACGACTTCTGGCCCCCATTCATAGGCTGGAGGTTCAGCAATATAGTTCTCCCGCAAAGGTTGGTCATTACGATAGACCAGCCCATTTTTAACTTGAATGGTTTCTCCGGGTGTGCCAATTACTCGTTTAACAAAAAATCTATCTTTAATTGGCCCATCTGACGAATTTCTTTGCAGAGGATTGAACACAATTAGATCGCCATTCCTGGGTACATATCTTAAGGATTTTGAAACAAAAATTCGATCCTTAACTTGTAAAGTTGGCTCCATCGAGCTACTAGGAATCACAAACCTCTCAATTTGCTGCTGAAGAAAAGCGGGCACTCCTCCCATCAGCAACCGAATTGCGACAATACTTGCAAGCATTAAAACAAAAATATATCCTGCTCGAATGGCTGGTTTTCTGGGTGCATACGTGTAGGCGTGATAACAAGCAAAACCTGTAATCATGGCAGGTAGCCAAACATGAATCTTGAGGCCCACCAAACCACTAGCTGCGATCGCCATCATTGCCATCAAGCCAGCGCCCAAAAGATTATTTTGCAGGTAGATCTGCCCTAATCCGGGAAGAAGTTGCGATAAAAAAACAGCCAACCAACTCTCTTTTTGACTCGCATCCTGCCTGTGAATCTCCAGAATGCTGCCACCCGTGACGCCTCGGTACGCCTCAAACAAATCCACAATGTAGAGGAAGACAACAGGCAGGATACAACCTAGCCCAATCACTGTATTGCCCACCGGACTCAAAATCGACCAGAAAGTTAGACAAATTAGGGCGATCGCCATCCCAATAAACAGTACCCCCCGAATGAGCTGACCCACATAAATCTGGCCCAACCCCGGAAACAGCAAAGACAAATTCGCTGCCAACCAAGCATCCTTACCCGCGATCGCCCCTGTCGCACTCGTTGCCCCAACCTTTTGCCCCTGACTAGAGCGCACCTGAACTCTAGAAGGCGAACTTGCAACAGATGAAGCAGACGAAGCATCAGAAACAGGATCTCGATCCGCGATCGCAAACTCCTCCCTCCAGCCAGGCATCTCCTGATTAACCT
This region of Trichocoleus desertorum NBK24 genomic DNA includes:
- a CDS encoding glycerophosphodiester phosphodiesterase family protein, with protein sequence MFHLFKLGLLASAVLAVLPINDVKAATLTGQPPIVIGHRGASGLRPEHTLAAYELAIAQGADYIEPDLVATKDGVLVARHENEISGTTDVAERPEFAARRTTKVIDGTIFTGWFTEDFTLAELKTLRAKERIPNIRPGNTAFNGQFEVPTLQEVIDLAQRKSAELGRTIGIYPETKHPSYFDSIGLSLEEPLVETLNQNGYIGLNAPVFIQSFEVGNLQQLNQLTEVPLVQLFGGAADQPYDFVLSGDTRTYGDLTQSSALSAIASYANGIGPSKRLIVPASTVDQNQDGKPDDLDGDGVITDADRFLRAPTTLVADAHAAGLLVHPYTFRNESIFLAQDYNGNPEREYEQFFALGVDGVFSDFPGTAVPVRNRVAGDPNDTTEVPEPGMALALGAIPVAAFLRRRRNQSELS
- the ligA gene encoding NAD-dependent DNA ligase LigA, with amino-acid sequence MEQPTAQPTPAIAARVIELRKLVQKASYEYYVLDAPTMPDAVYDQLYRELKDLEIQYPELITPDSPTQRVGERPASQFTSVRHNVPLYSLENAFGNADLNTWQERWRRVAPDIGAAEYVCELKIDGNAIALTYENGLLVRGATRGDGISGEEITQNIKTIRSIPLRLNLDNPPPLVEVRGEAFLPLDVFEQINQERAQAGEALFANPRNAAAGTLRQLDSRIVAKRRLDFFAYTLHIPDASAQGEIAHPFQIQSQWEALEWLQQVGFRVNPNRDRCPNLEAVKAYCDRWSTERVELPYMTDGVVIKINSFDLQTQLGFTQKFPRWAIALKYPAEEAPTLLENISVNVGRTGAITPVAELKPVQLAGTTVSRATLHNRDRIAELDIHIGDTVIVRKAGEIIPEVVRVLKELRPADARSFTMPTHCPECNQPVVKPETEAVTRCINASCPAILRGALIHWASRDALDINGLGEKLVQQFVEHGLVHSVADLYDLTTERLMTLERMGQKSAQKLVNAIAHSKDQPWSRVLYGLGIRHVGSVNAQTLTAQFPSVEQLAGADVSAIASVYGIGSEIAQAVHQWFRIPANQTLIERLQAAGLQFTGEVTAQPTSENPALAGKTFVITGTLPTLKRDEAKAMIQQAGGKVTDSVSAKTHYLVAGENAGSKLEKAQALGIPQLTEEQLLEMIARAG
- the lepB gene encoding signal peptidase I gives rise to the protein MTENLLELAKQGHPDAIAALMNRALQTQGMTATVRVLGDRLQVILVSERLPNQAAAVDYVRRGLLALGVLGISWVEVCGQQVNQEMPGWREEFAIADRDPVSDASSASSVASSPSRVQVRSSQGQKVGATSATGAIAGKDAWLAANLSLLFPGLGQIYVGQLIRGVLFIGMAIALICLTFWSILSPVGNTVIGLGCILPVVFLYIVDLFEAYRGVTGGSILEIHRQDASQKESWLAVFLSQLLPGLGQIYLQNNLLGAGLMAMMAIAASGLVGLKIHVWLPAMITGFACYHAYTYAPRKPAIRAGYIFVLMLASIVAIRLLMGGVPAFLQQQIERFVIPSSSMEPTLQVKDRIFVSKSLRYVPRNGDLIVFNPLQRNSSDGPIKDRFFVKRVIGTPGETIQVKNGLVYRNDQPLRENYIAEPPAYEWGPEVVPNDAYLVLGDNRNDSFDSHVWGFLPDKNIVGRAYKIYWPPTRIRSLDQKQTP